Sequence from the Camelus dromedarius isolate mCamDro1 chromosome 12, mCamDro1.pat, whole genome shotgun sequence genome:
GGAACAGTACCTTGAGCTAAAATAGGGCTAGAAATAATTCATATTCGAATCAGCCAGGGTGGAAAATCCTCTAGTTCTTGAGGTATTGAGTAGTGCACTGAGAAGGATTTAGTTCTAGTAGTGGAGCAAAATTGTTAGCCCTAGACTAGCTATTGTTTTGGTACTGTGTGACAGAAAGCATCAAACTTTACAAATAATTGCATACCATAAGAAAGCTCAAGAATATATGAATACCAGTTTTCCAGAAACCAACAGCTAAAAATTCAGTACCTTCACATCCACTcaaaaattaccaagaatataaagaagcagaaaaatgtgaCCCATAATAAGCAGAAAAAACAATAAgtagaaacagacccagaaactaCACAGATGAGTTGGtgaacagagaaattaaaagttattatagtCATATTCCATATGGTCAAGAAGCTAGAGAAATGATTGAATATAATAAGTAGAGGCATAGACGATGTAAAAAGTTCAAAATCAAACCTCcagaaattaaaactacaatgtctgagttgaaaaatacactggatggaAGTAACAGCAGAAGTAATGGCTGAAAAATTTCTAAGTTTGATGAACTCTAAAGCTCAACAAACCCTGAGtacaagaaatatgaagaaaattacaAGGCACATTGTAATGAAATTGCTTAAAAGCAGtgatagaaaatctgaaaaataaccaGAGGAAAAAACAACTGCATACAGAGCAACAAAGATAAGGATGACAGTAGTCACGTTGTTTCCCATAGGAGACGATGTAAGGGAGATAGTGGCACAACATCTTTCAAGTACGAAGAGAAAACTGTCTCCTAGAGTTCAATAGCTACTAAAACTTTACTTCAAAAacaaaggtgaaataaagacttcTCCCAGATATACAAAAAGTGAAAGAATTCATTACCAGCAGACCTACATTATAAGAAatgcaaaaaggaagaaaaccgtACCAGACGGAAATTTGGACctatacaaagaaatgaagaacaccTTTACCTGCTATGTGGGTAAATGTAAActgcttttattatttcagtCTCCTTAAAACATAATGGGATGTTTAAAGTAAACTAATAACAATGTATTGTGAGGTAATAGGTAATAACAATAAGCAAGAGGGAGAAGCATACTATTGTTGTAAGTTCTTAAACCATACATGAATTGGCATACTACCATTTGAATTAGACGGTGATGAGTGAAAAATGTATATGGTAAACTCTTAAGCAATCGTAACAATAACATAATAGATAAATAGTTTATTAGCcaacaaagaagataaaatagaatcataaaaaCAATACAGTAAactcaaaagaaggcagaaaaaggataaatagaacaaagaacaaatgggACGGATAGGAAATAAATTTCAAGATGACTCAACTATATCAATAAGCACATTACATATAAATACTGTGGACACCTCAGTTAAAAGGCAGACATTGGATAAAAAGCAAGACCCTGTAAGAAATCTTTCAAtgtaaagacacaaataagttaAAAGTATAAAGGGCCGGGTAAGATATACCATGCTAATACTAATGAAAGTTGAAGTGGCAATAGAAATATCAGACCAAGTAGATTTCAGGGCAAAGAATATTACCAGGAATAAAGAGGATTGTTTCATAATGATAGAGAGAAATTCATAAAGAGAACATAACAATCCTAAACATTCATGTACCAAGTAACAGCTTTAAGTTTCTTAAAGCAAAAATTGAAagaactgcaaagagaaatagaCACATTCACTTACAGTCAGAAGTTTCAGCGTCTCTCTTAATCATTGAGCAAGTAgagagaaaatcagtaaggacatagcTGATTTGAACAGCATTATTGAGCAACTTACTGTGACATTTAGTGAACACTCAACAACAGCGGAATACACATCGTATAAAATGAGAATGGATCATAGAACAAGTCTCAATACAATTAAAGGGATTTAGTTAGATGGTATATGTTCTttgaccacagtggaattaaattgGAAATCAATATCCTAGAAAGATATCTAGGAAGTCTCTAAATACACGGAAACTAAGATACTTCTAATTAACCATTGGTACAAAGAAAAAATGGGAAATTACAAAGTATTATGAACTGAATGATAACTATAAAACAGCATATCAGAATTTGTGGGATGCTActaaagtatatacatataaagaagtttatagtgtttaatatttgtattagaaaagaaaaaattgcaaTTCAATGACTagcttctaccttaagaaactgtaagaaaaagaaaggacaaattaaaatgatagttgttggaagaaggaaaataataaagataagaatgGAAaccaatgaaattgaaaatagaaaaaccatagaaaaagtaaataaatcccCAAACTGGCATCATATGAAGCCAATATTACTCCAAtaccaaaacatacaaagacaaggaaactaaagttcattttctcttgtaaacataaatataaaaattcttaataaaattttattaaatagagTTCAATACATGAAAAAACAATGCATTATCACTCAAGTGGATTTTATTACAGGATTGCAATGTTGATTTAACAGGCAAAAGTGAATCAGTATAATTCATcatattagcaaactgaaaaggaaaaatcatatgatctcaatagatgcaagagggaaaaaaaagcattggaCAAGATCCAGCATCCATTCTTGATAAAAACTCTTTACAAATGGAATAGTGAGGAAATTTGTTAACCTGATACCACAACTAACAGCTTACTTGATGGTGAAAGACCAAAAACTTTGTCCCTAAGATCAGAAACTACTCAAAAGTACCGCCTCACCACTGCTGTCTTGCACAGGAGGTTGTAGGCAGTGAGGTAGAGccagaaaataaagacattcacATTGGAAAGGAAGCAACAAAACTGTCTTTACTAGCAAATGACATGATTGTTTATGTTTATGTTGCatttaccaaaaaacaaacaaaaaaccctagaTAAGCTTAGCATATTTCTAGGGTCTAAGATAAAGATGCAAAAATTATGATTCTGTTTTTGCAGAGAAAAATGTACATCATTGAAAAAAGACCAGAGGAATGTGGTTCTGTATAGGTGATAGgttccttaattttctttttctttctgtccatcTATAATTTTCTAACCTTTTGTAAGTGTTTATTTTTGTGCTAATGACAGCAATGAAAgtaattttttcagaaattattttttgccCTACTGtgtaaatataaatggaatagagaCTAATATCACTAGTCCAACTTCTACATTTAAAATCTATAGGGTATTTACTTACATTCAGTTAGTGTTTTCTTACTCTGGCCTACCATTTTGTATGTCATCAGTGATGCCACCCTTCCCTGCCTACTTTCCTTCATCTCCTAAGGTAAGGAAGGCATTGTGAGGCTGTGGTcctattcattattcattttccctcacatatttattgagcgtttcccatgtaccaggcactggggaATGGAGAGAAGACAATGACCCCACGGCCTCTCAAGGCTTGCCctgctctccagcctcacctcttgCCAGTTTCTCTTGGCTTGTTGTATTTCAGCCATTCTAGGCTTCCTTCAGTTCCTGCAACTTGGAGCACCCTCATACATGTTATTTCTTTTGTTAGGGATACTTCCTtgccccacccctacccagcTCCGTACTCTTTTATTTAGTCCTTAGCCCAAGTATCACTTCCTCAGGGAGCCTTTTTCTGATCCGCCCCACAGGGTTATAGACTCTCGTAGCACCTTGTACTTTTCCTTCCCAGAACTTATCACTGCTATGTTTAATACTTTTTGAGTAATCACTAGACTGAAATCTTTGGTCATATTTTTCAGACTTGTTCTGTAGAGCTAGGCTTCAGCACTGTGTGTTGAGCTATTAAGTCTCTTGGTTCATCTTATGACAAACCAGCTTGGCCTCTGGCTGTATTAACAGTGCATTCTGTGGCTGAGAATTAGATGGAGCAAATCTAATTGTTAATGCTGTAGCTCAAACACAACTCTTGGAATTTCAGGTAACACAGGAAGAAGGACAGCAGTTAGCACGACAGCTTAAGGTAACATACATGGAGGCGTCAGCAAAGATTAGGATGAATGTAGATCAAGCTTTCCATGAACTTGTCCGGGTTATAAGGTAAGCAAAACACATCCTagaagtttcttttaatttactgaaTTTGATGGGTAGTCACactatgctttttaaaacaactgggaagaaaattacaattaaatgttttaagtaagaaagaaaattgtATGCAGGAGTGATTCTTGTCTGGAAATTAATGCATTTTAACAggtatgttaaaatttttaatgatttttctagTTACTTCCTACATTAAAAGCCTAATTTTATTATATGGAAATAGAGTATACATAGGGATTTTGAAAAGAATCTGCAACTTCAGAAGGTGACGATGGTATGAGGGTACTGATGACAGCAGCTAACCTTGGAGTGGAAATCTCTGCCAGATGCTGGGCTGAGTGCTTCACTGTATTACTACATTTGATCCTCATCACAACCCAATAATGTCCCCcctttcagatgagaaaacaggtacagagaggttaaataatttgaacacattaaatggcagagctaggacttCAGTCCTTGtctctgactccagaacctgTGCTCTTCACTTTGCTTCTTACCCAACTCCTCCTCGGCTGTGAGGAGGCCAGGCAGTAGAGGTTCAGCAGTCCCCCAGGGCATGAATTTAGCGTGATATCCAGACCACATAGAGGTTTTCTGTTAGCCAGCCTAGGAGGCCCCCGTGGTTTGGAAAGTGTTCATGGATTCTAGGAAGCTGGAGGTGATAAATGAGGTTGGCTGGAGAGTGTATGTGAGAAAGAGTGAGTTGCTTTAGTGGATGGGGTTTGGTTAGATTATTTTGGATCTTGGTGGCTTGGCCGCTACATCACTCTTTGTTCTCTAGATCTGCTGGTTTCTCCACTTGTTGGATAGTTTGACGGATATATGGAGTTCTTGTTAGTTGTATATCTAAGGTGAACTGACATCTGAGATTCTTCTACTTTTTTTGCCCCTTGCCAGGGCATTCTCCTGTAGGGGTGTGGGGAGTGAAGATTACATTTTCGTTTTTTAGTAGTTTGTTAAAAGTCTaagttctgttatttttttacatgaaaacagagtttcagttttgcaagataaaaagatTTGGGATGTGATTGGTGgtacacaacactgtgaatatacttaagccactgaactatacatttaaaaatgattaagatggtaaattttgttatgtgtattttaccccTCCTCCCCATGAACCAGTGcagtcttaaaataatttttattgcttttttgaGATATTTCCTCCTTGGTTTTGATCCTCAGAATCTATCCATATCCATTGATCAGTCAGGAGTGAGGAGGGGGTAAAGGAGACTTTTTTATGCCTGACACTGTTAGGCATTTGAACATAACGAGATCTTCcttaatcctcatagcaactGTGAAAGGTAGGGTTTTATTGTCCCTTctaaaaaactgaggctcagagaggtcaactAACTTGTCGAACACTGACTTGCAGCTCAGAAGTGGCAAAACAGCATACCTCATAAGGGTAGGTACTCTGTGTCATACTCTGGTGATAGATGTTCATTCTTAAGGATACCTTAGAGTCATGAAATTTCAAACTGGGAATGGAACCTAGACTTTATTGAGTTCGGCATCTCATCTAATTGAAGACTTGTCCATCAGTGAAACTCAGGCGGCTTTGCTTATGCTGGTGTTGAAGCATTTATTTCCTCCCACCCCTATCCCGAAGATTTGCTTGGATTCATTGAAAGCATATGCATGTAAACTAGACTTGGCCAACAATAATCTACATTTTCAGTGAtatattatcaaaaaggcaattATCTGTAGATTTTTCTATCTTACAGGAAATTTCAAGAGCAGGAATGTCCTCCTTCACCAGAACCAACacggaaagaaaaagacaagaaaggctGCCATTGTGTCATTTTCTAAGAATCCCTTGAATTTTAGCTACCAACTGCCAGGAAAAGCCCTCGTCTTCTCTTCTTAACGGTTTATGTCACGTTGGTACCTTTCTAGCCTTAGACAAATGATCACCATGGTAGCCTTAGACCAAGAAGCTGGCTAATCCTTTCCGTGAAGCTCATCCTATGGTCATTTCAAGACAGATTTAAAGGAAACACTAAGGCTGCTTCAAAGATAcctgattcctttaaaaaatatatctatatacacagacacattcTTTTTTAAGGGCTTTTATTAGGGATGAATCAGTTTTGGAACCTAAGCTGTTTGCCAAGTTGGAGTCAGAGGTTgtaaaattacttttaacttcTGGAATCATATTGCCTACTGTTACTCTATATAGAAACAtagggagttttttttaaatgtgaatttttgcCTGTCTCTAAAAATTTTGATGTCAACTTCAGTTAACCTTAAGTACACTGAATTGAATCCATAAAAGTGAGACATCTCAGATCTTTACTGATGCTACAGCCTTTGATTTCCAGTggccaaaataagaaaatacctaTTGTATTTATAGGTTAAAAACTGTGTGTAAATCCTTCACTATTACTCCTATTCTTAAAGATAATATTCTGTGTGGCCAAATATTTGGACTCATTCTGGACTTAAGCATTTCAGTGTTCttggttttttaatttaactctttTCACAGCCATGTTgagagtgaaaataaataatttctgtctgtcttccttttcAAGTATTTCTGGATAAGGgattcaaaaaactaaaactgtttttgtttgtaaTATAAAATAGGGAATTGATCTTTCCAGGGTCAGAGATGATTAATGTTTTTGCTATATActtttatacattattttcttaTCAAACTAGTTAACaagtatttttatatgtttgtaAGCAAATATGCTTTCACAGCATAACTTGTGTATATGTAAAGATAAGTATTTAATTCTCACTGTTCACTTTTAactgacaaagaaaacaaagtgaaaaactaCAGAAACTGTGGTAGAACCTTACTTGCTGTCCTGGTCCTGGTTGTACCCATCTTTGGCCAGTCACATAACTACACAAGAAACCTTCCCAAAAGAGTACAACAGGATGACACTGAACTCACTTCTGATGTTCCCTACTGGATTTTGGCTGTTCTATCAAGTAGTCAGTGGTAAAACTTTTAATTGACAATTAGTATAACTGTGGAtggcttctgtttttaattctgtgGATTGTGTttaaacaattcaaaaatatgttCCTAATTTTGAGATACTGAGTGGTATTGCACAGTTGTCACTTTACTGAACGTGTACAACAGTCCTATGAAGTCTATAAGGCTTACCCTTGTATAGCTTCCGGTGCTAGAATTAAAATTGATCTGTTATCACAAGATGATGCTTGATGACTTGTTATTTTGGTGGTTTTTTGAAGGAAGGACTGTTGGAGGAAACTTATTTTGGTAGCTCTATGCCTTTTCCTTAGGATATAAATCTAAAGATCAATATTGGTTATGTAGCAGGTGAACTTGTAGTGAAATGGCTTGGTGTTTTTAGtgatttcctgaatattttcttgAGTCTGTGTTTCTTCAACTTTTTCTATGAAGTGCTCCTGACAAAGAACCCCCACTGtagaggagagaggaggtgaatacatacacatgcacataaaTATACACTCTTTCTTAGGATGAAGCCTAAAACAACTGAAGCAGAGCACACAGATTTATTTGAGTGATAATTGAAACTACTGCCCAGGAAGACACCACATTTATCCTGTGGCTTTTGATGCTTTGCACTATCATGTTAGTACTTTCATTTGGGgaagatttttttatttatcattggTTAACTTCAGATAACAAGAAACTGTTTATATAACATTCATATTTAGTGggaaatctttaattttattctaaatagGTGATTTGTAGTAAAGCAGCCTAAAAGTTAAATTTTGTTATCtaaatctatcttttttttttctctctgtgcttcactttgaataatttttattgctACATCTTCAAGTTGCCCAGCCTTTTCTTCTGCAGTTGTTTAATTTGCTGTTAATTCCAGCCaatgagtttttcattttggaccttgagtgtttttatttatttttttcttcttcggtcgaagttctgtttggttcttttttttttttatcttctgtttctttcttcattatattCATGTATTTCTCTTCTCCAGCACCTCTCAACTAAGTTCCCAGAGAAGTAAGTCTAATGCCTTATCTGTTGTATATAATGGATTAACTTCTCTTCTGTGCATGTAGAATGACTCTAGCTGTGTACCATCTTTGGGAGAATAGAGGAGATAATCCCTCAAATAACTTCTGTGGGGCTTAATTCCTGGTTGAGAAAGGCTCTGTTGAATATTTGAACATGGTTATAATAGCTGTTTTTACATCCTTGTCTTTTGATTccttcatttgtataatttttggATCTATTTCTTTTGACAGATTTTTCTCTAGTTATGAGTCTCATTCTCCTGCTTTTTTGCATGTCTACCAAGTTTTTATTGGGTACTGGACATTGTGTATTTTAGGTCATTGGGTGCCTAGATTTTGTTGCTTTCATGTAAGTAAAGATTGTTGGGCTTTGTTCTGGTATCCGTTTAATTTACTTGTAGTTCAGTTTGATCCTCTCAAGACTTATTTTTAAGCTTCATGCAGTCTCAAGTAGCTTTTTCCCAGGATAGTTTAGCTCTACTGCTAAGGTGTGGCCCTTCTGGGGTCTCTACTGAATGACCTGTATAATCAGTGAGGACTCTCCTCCAGTTTGGCTTGTAGGAACTCAGCAGTTCCCAGTTCCATGTGAGCTCTGGGGAACCATTCTATTCACAGCTCCTGGGTCATTCTTTCCCTAGCCTCCTGGAGTTTCACCCTGTTAACATGTGTATCTTAATATTCAGCAAAGACTTGTTGACCCTCTGCATATTTTTGGAGCTCTTTTTCTGTGTAGCTCTCTTCCTTCCAAAACTCTGTCCTGCAACTTTCAGCTGCTTCAGTCTGCCTAATCTCCATTGTCGGTCTTTTCTGCTCAGGGAAACATTTGTGCCCTGCTTGGAATCCACTGTCCCCTCTGCAATCTGGAATAAGCTTCTAGGCAGAAAGCCAGGGCAGTCCTAAGGcttagtttatttatttctcttccatCAGGGATTGTAGTCCTGTGCTGCCTGGTGTATAATGTTTAAAAACAGTTGTTTCACCTATTTACTCCAGTTTTCTGTTTAAGGTAGGAGGGTAAATCCAGTTCATGCTACTCCGTGACTAGAAGCCAAAGTCGCTTCCGTTTGATTTCTATCATCTTGTAGCCCTCAGTCTGTGACTTGAAATCTTTTCTTACAAAGAATGGCCAGTCTCATGGCATGAATAGTCCTTGTCTCCCTTGTCTGTGTGGCCAGTTTTTTTCTCTGGAGATGAcaaaccttttctgtaaaggaccagttAGTAAATACCATCTTGGGCTTTGTGGGTCATGTGGTCTCTGTCTCAGCCACTCATCACTGCCACTGTAGCACTGAAGCAGACATAAGCAATCTGTGTATGAAGGAATATGGCCATGTTCCAATAAAACCGTATTTGTGGACTCTGAAATTTGTATTTCACATCATTTTCATATGTcatgaaatatttatcttttgaatttttcagaagttcatttaaaattgtaaaaatcaTTCTGTACAAAAACAGATGGCAGACTGGGTATGATCTGTGGGCCATGGTTTGCCAGTCCTGCTCTGTAGCACTTTTAGCATGTGAGGTTACGTTCCCAACTTTAGAATCTCTTATGTTTGTGGAAGTTGTTTCAGACAGGATTTCCTGAATTAATAGTCATGAATTTGCTCTAGGAATTTTCTCCCTATCTTGTTTGTTGAAGGATTTACAATATTTCCGAGTTGGACATTATGTCCTATTGGTATTCCTTGTGCATTGATGATTCTCTAAGTTTGAAGCTTCAGTGATTTGTAACATAAATTGGTCcctttatattttgatttttgaaattcaGTGTAACAACGTTGTATATACTTAAGGTCTAGCCTATTCCTTGTTTTAACTTATTTCTTTTCGCATTCCTATGTATAGTGATCCCTTTGAACAGATACCTGGCAGGTAAGTAGAAGGAGATGATGGTAAAGTGACTACTTTCAGTATCATTCAGTCACTTAAGGGTATTTAACCAGTGACTGCTTATAAAGtttcaaagtaatttttagaaagaaGGTATTTTAATTTGAACAGATTTCTTTGTGCAAGACTTTATTAGCTATTCCGGGGAAATGGGTAGATACGGAGCTTTCCCTTCCTACGGATTATTCAGTATCTAGTGGAGGAACACAAAGAGTGACAAAAAACAAATGCTGAGACCGTAGAGTGAAGGCAGAGGGAAAGAAGCGTGCAGAAAGTTGTCAGGCCCAGCAGGTGATGGTGTATATTCCTCCTGGAGAATTTGAGGGAGCTGAGCTTAATTAGTGATGTTTTCACTGGAGCTTGATGGACTGTGTTAGGCTTTgaggtggggaagagagggaaggggaagggtgaGGTGGTGGAAAGGCTGGGAAGAAGCTCGGGCAGAAGCAGAGTTGGCAGCATGCAGGGTGTTTGCTGGGATTGGAACCTTAATCTAAAAGGTTTTTAAATtcattggagaaaaaaaaatgataaaattgatTGGGCTTGGGTTGTGGAGGGCTTAAAAATGATGGCCCTTCTGTATGTACTGGGAAACTGCTGGGGATTCTGAACAAGGAGTGCCTGAACCCAGTCTAACGTAGTATGAATGATGGAGAAATGTAGATTTAAGGAAGGGTGGTCAGGTAAGAGGTTATTAGAATCATGGAGTCTGTTCTCTTTCCATTCGTTCTGCCACTTTTGTCTAAGCCCCTCTGATGTCACACCCATATTATTGCAGTGGCCTCTGAAGTagtctttatttccattttgcccCCCAAAAGCTGTTCTTCCAGTGCAGCCAAAAGGATCTTTTTTAGACCATAAATTAAATGTTACACTGCTGCTTAAAATCTGTCATCATCTCAATGCACTTGGACTAACATCTGAATCCCTTACCATAAGTGTACAAGGAAACTTTTTGCAGGATCTGTCATCTTCTTGCTTTCTCACATACAGGCTGATTTGCCTTCTCACACCCTAGAACATGctgaatatgttccaaatgactTGCTTCATTCAACTGTTCCAATTATCCTTTTACTCTGGGATTAGATACCACCTCCTCAGCCTTCTTTTACTACCCATTCTAATACCACACTGCCCTGTATTTACTTCATGACACTTACCCATCTGCGTTTATTTTGTCTGTCTTGTCTAACCTGTACCTTAACATcataagctctgtgagggcagaacCATGTCTCTTGGGTTTTTGCTTTACCCATATTGCCTGGCATGTGCAGAAAACCaccatttgataaatgaataagGAGCACACCAACCTTCCAGTGATAGAAATAATGGTGAGTATGGCAGTTACATACAGGGTTAGTCCAGGAGGTGTTGGGGAATGGGGACTGGAGCTTGAAAGAAGAGGGTAAGACTGAATTTTAAGTGCAGATTTGGAATTGGTCTGTTTTGAGCTAATAATTGAAGCGGAGGCAGTGGATTGAAGTAGAAAGTGTGTGTTTGAGAGAAGGTAAAACTTTTGTGGAAGATGAACATTTAGGGTATCGAAAGGCCcaaattaaaagattaaatggCAGGAAAAAGCGAAGAGAAGCAGCCCTTAATTGGAAAGACGCAGGAGAGTATTTTCAAGGAAGCCGAAGGGTGGTAGAGAGCCTTGAGTGCTGTGCAAGGAGGACTGGGGAGACGGGCAGCAGTGCCTGTGTAGAGATTGCTGAGGACTTTGAGAGATTTGTTTCAGTCGTGTGGTTGTGGGAACCAGATTATAGCGGGTTGTGGTATGATTGGAGAGCAAGGGAGTGGAGGAATTACGTATGGGCTGCTATATGGAGAAATTCTCTGGCAAAATCAGAGGGTGATGCAGTTATCTTGCTTGGTGTAGGGTAGGATGTTAGAGGAATAAGAAGAAGACAGTGCAGGGCACTCAGTCATAGATATGTAGGTATAGAAGTCTGGAAGTAGATATTATTGTGTAGGTACTGAAGCATTTGAGATTCAAAAGCCTGTGGTTCGTAGGTAACATCCCTTTCTGACTAGTGAGTGACAGTGGCTTAGTGCAGTGCTTCTCAGACAGAGGTGAAGGGCCAGTTTAAgaattttttgtttaactttcacTGTTACGGAATGATACATTTTGTTAAATGTAATAGTAAAGACGAACTGTTAGAAAAGTAATCATACTCTTGGATATTGTGACAATGTCAAATTactataaaagtttctaaatgctTTTGATTTCCGCCTCATTGTAGGATGGTAATGAAATAAGTTTGTAGAAGTTCTCTGTCTGCAGATCTCTTTCTGAGTAGCCCTAACATAGTGGGTGAGGGAGCAGGAGATCCAGGAACTTTCCGTAAGTGGCCCTTTGACTTCTAAAGAGTCTAGTAACTTCCAGGTGAAGATCACCCAGTAGAAGTCACATGCTAACAcgagaaaaaaatactctacttTTATGAACTCCGTGTTGTAAAGAACTCGATAATGTTGAATAAGATGTTGGCCCCTTTCCCTTCTGctaatactaaaaattatttgaagtaaAGGAAGACTTTAAGTATATAACAGTTAAAACATGAGAATTATTACCTTAAATGTTAGTACTATTAAAATAtgagaatatttaagaataattaaGAATGTATTCTGAGTTTTCTGGAGAATTTATAGTATGAGAAAATGATACTGATAGATGAGGAATGCTGTCTCATGTTACAACATGAATGTTGAGTGAAAAGTCTGTAATTGCATTTTGCTCTGATGATACCTGGGTAAAAGTActgcatgtttattttatttgtcagaGCATTTTGAGTCATAAGTGACAGAAATGCAACTCAAGCCAGCTTTAACTGGGCACTTACTGGTTGATGAGGAAGCGAGGGACTGGTAGGGTAAAACTGGCATTCAGTGACCCCCATTGCCAGGGTATCGTCAGGATCCACTCTCAAGGTGAGAACTTTGGGGTAGGGAAATCCTCTAGTGTAAGAACGCTTGTGACAAAGCCTGAGGCCAGAAAGCGTGAAAAGACTGGCCCACTCTCACAGCTATTTATGGGCACAGCAGTGGTTTGAACTCAGGTTCCCCGTGCTTAACCATTACAGCTTCTGCCTCTGCCCGACAGAGCGTGTAAGACCTTCAAAACCGACAGTGTTTCTGAAGCAGGTATGCTGTTATTTAAATTTGACATTTTAGTATAGATCTTTTGCTCACAGATTTCAAAggatttaaattgaaaaattatctttgtgctCATTAGCATTCAGCTGCTATTTATAGTTGGTTACAGCATCTCATTTTCAAAAGggactattttattttcattcattctcccTACTTGTGgcaatatgaaaaacaaaatgaattcatTCT
This genomic interval carries:
- the RRAS2 gene encoding ras-related protein R-Ras2 isoform X2, with the protein product MREQYMRTGEGFLLVFSVTDRGSFEEIYKFQRQILRVKDRDEFPMILIGNKADLDHQRQVTQEEGQQLARQLKVTYMEASAKIRMNVDQAFHELVRVIRKFQEQECPPSPEPTRKEKDKKGCHCVIF